agaaaaagttgTTTACCTTGTTTCTGTATGCGATAATGAATTGTGCAGCCGGATCCCGTTTGGACACATTTGACAAAGTATCGAGGAACCAACCTCCGTTTTTCGTTCTTTGCCTTGAAACATGCAGACCCGAGAGGTCTTTTGCATACATGGCAATTACATATCCATCTTTCAGCAGTTCACTTGATTTTCCGATGAACTTCTTGCTTGACCTTACAAGCTGGTTTTGTTGCATGACTTCAAGTGGTGTTTTCCTGCTTCTTGAATCCTCAGGGGAAACACATCTAGAACTGGAACTTAGTACTTCTTCACTGTCACTCATAGCAATATCATCTCTTCGTGAAGTACTACTTTCTTCATGTATTCCTGATGAACCCTCTGCTCTTTGCATGTGCTTCTGCTGTGAATGCCTCTTTTTGGCTTTCTTACCGGATCTGCTACGCCTTACTTCAGGTTTTATGGCAGTGTTTTGACCAGGGCTCAGAGATTCCTTAAACTCACAAGCCTCTATAGGAACGATCTCGGTGCTGGTGAGAGTACTTTCTCCCTGTTGTTGCCTACTGGTGGATTCCACTAGTGCTAATTTGCCATGCCTGATAGGtgatacttcttcttcttcttcttcacttgcTTCACTTTCCTCATCAGAAACAGTGTTGGTTGGTATTACACCGTCTAAGAAAAAAGATTGCAAGATAGAGATGGCCTTTTCTCTTATCTCCATCCATACTTCCTCACTGTAATCTGCACTACGTGGTAGGATTAGCACATTCGGCATTTCTTTCACCTGCAAATTcaaaataagatacaatgaaTGGCAAGAGCATAAGCAGACACAAATGGAAAAGAAATCCATACCCATGCTTCCATCCATTGAGGACCTTCAGCACCATCAATAGCGCAACCAGCAATGGTTCCATCAATTAGAAGTTGCTTCACAGCACAATCATCCAGCAGCTGGCAGCTTCCAGTATTCACAAGAAATGCCCCTAACGTACAAAAAAATTCCAACTTTATCATCTCCATAAATATAAATTCCTGGAGAAATCAAACTTCATTTGAGTAACGAGACAAGAAAGATCAGTACCAGGTTTGATATGCTGCAAACACTCTGCGTTGAGTATCTGAACGGTGTTGTCTGTTAACGCACAGTGAAGCGAAATGACATCACTAGCTG
Above is a window of Brassica napus cultivar Da-Ae chromosome A10, Da-Ae, whole genome shotgun sequence DNA encoding:
- the LOC106370870 gene encoding C-terminal binding protein AN-like codes for the protein MCDTLIGSSSEKKMSKIRSSATMPHREQPSPLVVTLNCVEDCALEQDSLAGVAGVEYVPLSRIADGKIESATAVLLHSLAYLPRAAQRRLRPHQLILCLGSADRAVDSTLAADLGLRLVHVDTSRAEEIADTVMALILGLLRRTHLLSRHALSASGWLGSLQPLCRGMRRCRGMVLGIIGRSVSARYLASRSLAFKMSVLYFDVPEGDEERIRPSRFPRAARRMDTLNDLLAASDVISLHCALTDNTVQILNAECLQHIKPGAFLVNTGSCQLLDDCAVKQLLIDGTIAGCAIDGAEGPQWMEAWVKEMPNVLILPRSADYSEEVWMEIREKAISILQSFFLDGVIPTNTVSDEESEASEEEEEEVSPIRHGKLALVESTSRQQQGESTLTSTEIVPIEACEFKESLSPGQNTAIKPEVRRSRSGKKAKKRHSQQKHMQRAEGSSGIHEESSTSRRDDIAMSDSEEVLSSSSRCVSPEDSRSRKTPLEVMQQNQLVRSSKKFIGKSSELLKDGYVIAMYAKDLSGLHVSRQRTKNGGWFLDTLSNVSKRDPAAQFIIAYRNKDTVGLRSFAAGGKLLQINRRMEFVFASHSFDVWESWSLEGSLDECRLVNCRNSSASLEVRVEILAIVGEDGVTRWID